One Candidatus Korarchaeum sp. genomic region harbors:
- a CDS encoding methyltransferase has product MAEGGTWEVAGLRLLRAEGVYWPAEDSLLMLDAIRSLKLEGSVCLDLGTGTGILAIEMAKKGCWTVASDLSPDSCLLARKNFSLNGVSIEIVQGNLTRHFRGLSFDLIAFNPPYLPLEGESEQWAGGELGRELIDIVLVDLPRLLKDGGAALMLHADFNYPELTIERAEALGMKANIIRRKKLAFHELMVLEVRKIRTWTP; this is encoded by the coding sequence TTGGCTGAGGGAGGAACTTGGGAAGTAGCTGGTCTTAGGTTGTTGAGAGCTGAAGGGGTTTACTGGCCCGCTGAGGATAGCTTGCTCATGCTCGATGCCATAAGGTCTCTCAAATTAGAAGGTAGTGTTTGCCTGGACTTAGGCACCGGGACAGGGATCCTAGCTATAGAGATGGCTAAGAAGGGCTGTTGGACGGTAGCTTCAGATTTATCACCGGATTCATGCTTGTTAGCCAGGAAGAACTTCTCGTTGAACGGTGTGAGCATTGAGATAGTTCAGGGGAACTTGACTAGGCACTTCAGGGGCCTCTCCTTCGACTTGATAGCATTCAACCCCCCATACCTACCGCTAGAGGGCGAGTCGGAGCAGTGGGCTGGCGGGGAGCTCGGGAGGGAGCTCATAGATATAGTTCTGGTGGACCTACCCAGGCTGCTCAAGGACGGGGGAGCTGCTCTGATGCTGCACGCTGACTTTAACTACCCGGAGCTCACTATAGAGAGGGCCGAGGCTCTGGGAATGAAAGCTAACATCATCAGGAGGAAGAAGCTCGCTTTTCATGAGCTCATGGTACTTGAGGTGAGGAAAATTAGAACCTGGACTCCCTAG
- the rsmA gene encoding 16S rRNA (adenine(1518)-N(6)/adenine(1519)-N(6))-dimethyltransferase RsmA: MRAKLGQHMMVSRRWLRVMADLLEISSYDEVVELGAGTGNLSEEILLRRPRRLVLVEKDAKLVEVLLSKFGGRGDVEIVRGDIREFMPIMTDKIASNPPYYLSSQLVLGLARSKFKRAVLTFQREFAERLVAEPGTENYGSLSVVASLLLNVRLVAIIGKRAFSPQPAVESAVVVIEPMEDELRDYILKYCKLIFSRRKRELKNVLKPIVGERASSAPHSEVRPYHLSPEQVREVIAWLREELGK; the protein is encoded by the coding sequence ATGAGAGCCAAACTAGGGCAGCATATGATGGTTTCGAGGAGATGGCTTAGAGTCATGGCTGATCTGTTGGAAATAAGCAGTTACGATGAGGTAGTGGAGCTGGGAGCCGGTACGGGTAACTTGAGTGAGGAGATACTCCTCAGGAGGCCGAGGAGACTTGTCTTAGTTGAGAAGGACGCTAAGCTTGTTGAGGTCCTTTTGTCTAAGTTCGGAGGAAGAGGTGACGTTGAGATCGTAAGGGGAGACATAAGGGAGTTCATGCCCATTATGACGGATAAGATAGCGTCGAATCCACCCTATTACCTCTCTTCCCAGTTAGTGCTTGGATTAGCAAGGAGCAAGTTCAAGAGAGCTGTTCTCACCTTCCAGAGGGAGTTCGCGGAGAGGCTAGTCGCTGAGCCGGGAACTGAGAATTACGGGAGCCTCTCCGTCGTAGCTTCCCTCCTTCTCAACGTCAGACTCGTGGCTATTATTGGGAAGCGTGCCTTCAGCCCGCAGCCAGCCGTGGAATCAGCTGTGGTAGTGATAGAGCCCATGGAGGATGAACTGAGGGACTATATACTGAAATACTGTAAATTGATATTCTCTAGAAGGAAGAGAGAGCTTAAGAACGTCCTAAAGCCTATAGTAGGTGAGAGAGCTTCCTCAGCACCTCACTCTGAGGTGAGGCCCTATCACCTCAGTCCTGAGCAGGTTAGGGAGGTGATAGCTTGGCTGAGGGAGGAACTTGGGAAGTAG